The sequence GCGCCCGGGCCCGCAGCGGCCGCACCACGGCCACGTAGCGCTCCACGCCCAGGGCGGTCACGCTGAGCACGGACGCCAGGCACACCGTCTCGAAGAGCAGCGTGCGGAAGAGGCAGCCGCCGGCGCCCAGCGGGAAGGGGTAGTTGTGGCGCAGCTCGTACAGCTCCAGCGGCATCCCGAGCAGCAGCTGCAGCAGGTCGGACGCGGCCAGGCTGAGCAGGTAGACGTGGGTGGGCGAGCGCAGGGCGCGGTGCCGAAGGAGCACCAGGCAGGTGAGGGCGTTCCCGGCCGCCCCCACGGCGAAGATCAGCGCGTAGGCGGCGCAGATGGGCCCGAAGAGGCGGCTCT is a genomic window of Gracilinanus agilis isolate LMUSP501 unplaced genomic scaffold, AgileGrace unplaced_scaffold1222, whole genome shotgun sequence containing:
- the LOC123253979 gene encoding neuromedin-U receptor 1-like; this encodes ASLNGSRLLSSPQPCNGSGSGAWPGPGGEPWDPEDWNLTAEELRLKYLGPPQSRLFGPICAAYALIFAVGAAGNALTCLVLLRHRALRSPTHVYLLSLAASDLLQLLLGMPLELYELRHNYPFPLGAGGCLFRTLLFETVCLASVLSVTALGVERYVAVVRPLRAR